In Bacillus cereus ATCC 14579, a single window of DNA contains:
- a CDS encoding methyl-accepting chemotaxis protein, with protein sequence MQAMEQTAGAMEELTQGMQSIVNTSSSVNELSAQSALDAESGNKLMKQMIQQMDTIQNSVHSGVKQVETMKEQSEEIVKIIDVMQGITSQINLLALNAAIEAARAGESGRGFAIVADEVRKLAEQSSDSAKQIENLITQVMGTTNHTVHMMGKVDNEVQAGTQVVMHTEKVFGTITEKVQQVSEQIQTVSMSTDEIAASSEEISASAEDMAQISQRSSDRTDRVKESIQQQEKSVQEISVSIEHMHDAAGKLKQIVAQFTLQK encoded by the coding sequence ATGCAAGCAATGGAACAAACTGCGGGTGCGATGGAAGAGTTGACACAAGGAATGCAGAGTATAGTCAATACATCATCCTCTGTAAATGAATTATCTGCTCAATCAGCATTAGATGCAGAGAGTGGTAACAAATTAATGAAACAAATGATTCAACAGATGGATACAATCCAAAATTCGGTACATAGCGGTGTGAAACAAGTAGAGACTATGAAAGAACAATCAGAAGAAATTGTTAAAATCATTGATGTAATGCAAGGTATTACCTCCCAGATTAACTTATTAGCATTAAACGCCGCAATTGAGGCTGCACGTGCTGGTGAAAGTGGTAGAGGATTTGCAATTGTGGCAGATGAAGTGCGGAAATTAGCAGAACAATCTAGTGATTCTGCAAAACAAATTGAGAATCTTATTACTCAAGTTATGGGAACAACGAACCATACAGTACATATGATGGGGAAAGTAGATAATGAGGTACAGGCAGGTACACAAGTAGTAATGCATACAGAAAAAGTATTTGGAACAATTACAGAAAAAGTACAGCAAGTATCTGAGCAAATTCAAACGGTATCTATGTCTACAGATGAAATTGCAGCGAGTAGTGAGGAAATCTCGGCTTCTGCAGAAGACATGGCTCAAATTTCCCAAAGATCATCTGACCGAACTGATAGGGTAAAAGAGTCTATTCAACAGCAAGAAAAATCTGTTCAAGAGATTTCGGTTTCAATTGAACATATGCATGACGCAGCAGGAAAACTAAAACAAATAGTTGCCCAATTTACTCTTCAAAAGTAG
- a CDS encoding DUF6584 family protein, translating to MTNKIPRKTLKRIEEDIENNNLGKARDRLHGLIFTYPNELHLRKQLGDIYYTLQYPEMAGRYWYLEEHKTDIMHESCLLFEKSMGNSPHHIARALKFKGDSNHIKGLYKDQPLSSVQKKVAEELIYEYKETWQDKLVPFGCLALLASLLFSAVVGLFTIWNWIF from the coding sequence ATGACCAATAAAATTCCTAGAAAAACATTAAAAAGAATTGAAGAGGATATTGAAAATAATAATCTTGGAAAAGCAAGAGATAGATTGCACGGCCTCATCTTTACATACCCAAATGAATTACATCTTCGAAAACAACTCGGAGATATTTATTATACATTACAATATCCAGAAATGGCTGGACGTTACTGGTATCTAGAAGAGCATAAAACAGATATTATGCATGAATCATGTTTATTATTTGAAAAATCAATGGGAAATAGTCCTCATCATATTGCACGTGCTTTAAAGTTTAAAGGCGATTCTAACCATATAAAAGGTTTGTATAAAGATCAACCTTTATCTTCAGTGCAGAAGAAAGTAGCAGAGGAGTTAATTTATGAGTATAAAGAAACATGGCAAGATAAGCTAGTTCCTTTTGGCTGTCTAGCATTGCTTGCTTCCCTTCTCTTTTCTGCCGTTGTTGGTCTATTCACTATTTGGAATTGGATTTTTTAA
- the aceB gene encoding malate synthase A, translated as MSTQTSRVTLPGEMLPAYNEILTPEVLSFLKELHENFNERRIELLQKRVEKQKRINAGEFPKFLEETKHIREADWTIAKLPKDLEDRRVEITGPVDRKMVINALNSGAHLFMADFEDSNSPTWENAVEGQINLRDAVKGTISHKNDKGKEYRLNEKTAVLIVRPRGWHLEEKHMQVDGKNMSGSLVDFGLYFFHNAKALLAKGSGPYFYLPKMESYLEARLWNDVFVFAQKYIGIPNGTIKATVLLETIHASFEMDEILYELKDHSAGLNCGRWDYIFSFLKSFRNHNKFLLPDRAQVTMTAPFMRSYSLKVIQTCHRRNAPAIGGMAAQIPIKNNPEANEAAFEKVRADKEREALDGHDGTWVAHPGLVPVAMEVFNHIMKTPNQIFRKREEICVTENDLLEVPVGTITEEGLRMNISVGIQYIASWLSGRGAAPIYNLMEDAATAEISRAQVWQWIRHEGGKLNDGRNITLELMEELKEEELAKIEREIGKEAFKKGRFQEATTLFTDLVRNDEFVPFLTLPGYEIL; from the coding sequence ATGTCGACGCAAACTTCACGGGTTACATTGCCCGGAGAAATGTTACCAGCGTACAACGAAATATTGACACCTGAGGTGCTTAGTTTTTTGAAGGAACTACATGAGAATTTTAATGAGCGCCGCATAGAACTTTTACAAAAACGTGTAGAAAAACAAAAGAGAATTAATGCAGGGGAGTTTCCGAAGTTTCTAGAAGAAACAAAACACATACGTGAAGCGGATTGGACAATTGCCAAGCTGCCAAAAGACTTAGAGGATCGCCGCGTAGAGATTACTGGACCGGTAGATAGAAAGATGGTCATTAACGCTTTAAATTCAGGAGCGCATCTTTTTATGGCGGATTTTGAAGATTCGAATTCACCAACTTGGGAAAACGCAGTTGAAGGGCAAATCAATTTACGAGATGCAGTAAAGGGAACGATTTCACATAAAAATGATAAAGGGAAAGAATATAGATTAAATGAGAAAACAGCTGTACTCATTGTACGTCCAAGAGGATGGCATTTAGAGGAAAAGCATATGCAAGTTGATGGGAAAAATATGTCGGGTAGTTTAGTAGATTTCGGCTTGTATTTTTTCCATAATGCGAAAGCTCTTTTAGCAAAAGGGAGCGGCCCATACTTTTACTTACCGAAAATGGAAAGTTATTTAGAAGCGAGATTATGGAATGATGTATTCGTATTTGCTCAAAAATATATCGGCATTCCAAATGGAACGATTAAAGCAACTGTGTTACTAGAAACGATTCACGCTTCGTTTGAAATGGATGAAATTTTATATGAGCTAAAAGATCATTCTGCTGGCTTAAATTGCGGAAGATGGGATTATATTTTTAGCTTTTTAAAGAGTTTCCGTAATCATAATAAATTCTTACTACCAGATAGAGCACAAGTCACGATGACGGCGCCATTTATGCGTTCGTATTCTTTGAAAGTAATTCAAACATGTCACCGCCGTAATGCACCAGCAATTGGAGGAATGGCGGCACAAATTCCGATTAAAAATAATCCAGAAGCAAATGAAGCAGCTTTTGAAAAAGTGCGTGCTGATAAGGAACGCGAAGCTTTAGACGGTCATGACGGGACTTGGGTCGCCCACCCTGGACTTGTACCGGTTGCAATGGAAGTGTTTAATCACATTATGAAAACACCAAATCAAATTTTTAGAAAACGTGAAGAAATATGTGTAACAGAAAACGATTTACTAGAGGTACCGGTGGGAACGATTACAGAAGAGGGCCTTCGCATGAATATTAGCGTAGGTATTCAATATATTGCATCTTGGTTAAGCGGACGGGGAGCAGCACCCATTTATAATTTAATGGAAGATGCGGCAACAGCTGAAATTTCAAGAGCACAAGTATGGCAATGGATTCGTCATGAAGGTGGAAAACTAAATGATGGTCGTAATATTACGCTTGAATTAATGGAAGAGCTAAAAGAAGAAGAATTAGCAAAAATAGAAAGAGAGATTGGTAAGGAAGCCTTTAAGAAAGGGAGATTCCAAGAGGCGACAACGTTGTTTACAGATCTCGTTCGAAATGATGAATTCGTACCATTTTTAACATTACCGGGTTATGAAATTTTATAA
- the lepB gene encoding signal peptidase I, with the protein MKKTLKKEGMEWIRTIFIGVLLAVFFRTFFFSTYVVEGKSMMPTLQDGNMLVVNKVSYQVGDLNRFDVVVFHANKKEDYVKRIIGLPGDHIEYKQDKLYINGQFIDEPYLEKYKKEINGRQLTGDFTLEELTKEKLVPPGFIFVVGDNRLGSWDSRHFGFVKADTVVGKVDLRYWPIQEVQTNFSKG; encoded by the coding sequence ATGAAGAAAACTTTGAAAAAAGAAGGCATGGAGTGGATACGAACAATTTTCATTGGTGTATTATTAGCTGTATTTTTTCGAACGTTTTTCTTTTCAACGTATGTTGTAGAGGGAAAGTCAATGATGCCGACATTGCAAGATGGCAATATGCTAGTTGTAAATAAGGTGAGTTATCAAGTTGGGGACTTGAACAGATTTGACGTTGTGGTATTTCATGCGAATAAAAAAGAGGACTATGTAAAGCGGATTATCGGTTTACCTGGAGATCATATTGAATATAAGCAGGATAAGTTATATATAAACGGTCAATTTATTGATGAGCCGTATTTAGAGAAGTATAAGAAAGAGATAAACGGAAGGCAACTAACAGGCGACTTTACATTAGAAGAGTTAACGAAAGAAAAACTGGTGCCACCTGGGTTTATTTTTGTAGTAGGTGATAACCGGCTCGGGAGTTGGGATAGTAGACACTTTGGCTTTGTAAAAGCTGATACAGTCGTCGGTAAAGTTGATTTGCGATATTGGCCAATTCAAGAGGTGCAAACGAATTTTTCAAAAGGTTGA
- a CDS encoding phosphotransferase: MSNYAKEERLTGGNVSSVYRSENTVRRELKPGSEKTHKLLQHLENKGFHYAPKFLGVDEKDREILSFIEGEAGNYPLKEYMRSNDVLKEIAKMLRLYHDAVSDFPLLNDWKPMDHTPNNIEVLCHNDFAIYNIIFNNEKPVGIIDFDVAAPGPRLWDIAYTLYTCVPLSRVYYTESGEAVHYDSPQHADRIKERVKLFVQSYGKNMDEDYLGMVLLRLEGLCTYMKRKAQEGDLNFQRMIDEGHLEHYEKDIKFIRDHRAEWS; the protein is encoded by the coding sequence ATGTCAAACTACGCTAAAGAAGAAAGGCTAACAGGGGGAAACGTCTCAAGCGTATATCGTTCTGAAAATACTGTTCGGCGAGAGTTAAAGCCAGGCAGTGAAAAGACTCATAAGCTATTGCAACATTTAGAAAACAAAGGATTTCATTATGCTCCAAAGTTTTTAGGTGTAGATGAAAAGGATAGAGAGATTTTATCCTTTATTGAAGGAGAAGCTGGCAATTATCCTTTAAAAGAATATATGCGATCTAATGATGTATTAAAAGAAATAGCAAAGATGCTCCGCCTTTACCATGATGCTGTAAGTGATTTTCCGTTATTAAATGATTGGAAACCGATGGATCACACGCCAAATAACATTGAGGTTTTATGTCACAATGATTTTGCCATATATAACATTATTTTTAATAATGAGAAGCCAGTAGGGATTATTGATTTTGATGTTGCTGCTCCTGGTCCAAGACTATGGGATATCGCTTATACACTTTATACTTGTGTGCCTTTAAGTAGAGTGTATTATACAGAATCCGGTGAAGCCGTTCATTATGATTCACCGCAACATGCAGATCGTATTAAAGAGAGAGTCAAATTGTTCGTTCAGTCCTATGGTAAAAATATGGATGAAGATTACTTAGGAATGGTGTTGCTTCGATTAGAAGGATTATGTACATATATGAAACGAAAAGCGCAAGAAGGCGACTTGAATTTCCAAAGAATGATTGATGAAGGACATCTAGAGCATTATGAGAAAGATATAAAGTTTATTCGTGATCATAGGGCTGAGTGGAGTTGA
- a CDS encoding S-layer homology domain-containing protein, translating into MIHKTVTKCVEKYIVTIPFILYIFKKTYTYWGDNLMSKKLLKTATALTIMGGVLFSAESNSVKAESAPLQKTNTIVFKDVPKGHWAYEAIHELAEQEIILGYGDGIFGFGDNVTREQVAALIYRVFDMEEQDEYENPYGDIDENSTSFIEEILALTEMGIFQGDENGNFRPKATLTRAEMAQVLTNAFDLQAKGSHNFNDVSANSWATNAISAVQTNGITMGIGEGKFGPSMKVTREQYAQFLHRAILHDMEQGQ; encoded by the coding sequence ATGATTCACAAAACCGTCACGAAATGTGTCGAAAAATATATTGTCACTATACCATTTATTCTGTATATTTTTAAAAAAACATATACATATTGGGGAGATAATTTGATGAGCAAAAAATTATTAAAAACAGCTACAGCATTAACAATTATGGGTGGGGTGTTATTCTCAGCAGAGAGTAACAGTGTAAAAGCGGAAAGTGCACCGTTGCAAAAAACAAATACAATTGTATTTAAAGATGTACCAAAAGGGCATTGGGCATATGAGGCAATTCATGAATTAGCGGAACAAGAAATTATTTTGGGATATGGCGATGGAATATTCGGTTTTGGGGATAATGTAACACGTGAGCAAGTTGCAGCTTTAATTTACCGTGTGTTTGATATGGAAGAACAAGATGAATATGAAAACCCATATGGAGATATTGATGAAAATTCAACAAGCTTTATCGAGGAGATATTGGCTTTAACGGAAATGGGAATTTTCCAGGGAGACGAGAATGGAAACTTTAGACCGAAGGCGACGTTAACGCGTGCGGAAATGGCACAAGTTCTTACGAATGCTTTTGACTTACAGGCAAAGGGATCTCATAACTTTAATGATGTTTCAGCAAATTCATGGGCAACGAATGCAATTAGTGCAGTACAAACAAATGGTATTACAATGGGAATCGGAGAAGGTAAATTCGGTCCGTCTATGAAGGTAACGAGAGAACAATACGCACAGTTTTTACATAGAGCAATATTGCATGATATGGAACAAGGGCAGTAA
- a CDS encoding DUF2101 family protein, with protein MNETISSNKFFYLILLSLVLITTVNVILRWEEAYFFMYLALHLLGILCISGGVVTEKKNEESVNYMCVIGLVLLLAVQGIMKYSSFSLQDFSLLIDVLP; from the coding sequence ATGAATGAAACGATATCGTCAAATAAGTTTTTTTATTTGATTTTACTTAGTCTAGTGTTAATAACGACAGTAAATGTTATTTTGCGCTGGGAGGAAGCTTATTTTTTCATGTATTTAGCGCTCCATTTGTTGGGGATTTTATGTATAAGTGGTGGAGTCGTTACTGAAAAAAAGAATGAAGAAAGCGTTAACTATATGTGTGTGATCGGTCTTGTTTTACTTTTAGCTGTACAGGGTATTATGAAATATAGTTCTTTCTCTTTACAAGATTTTAGTTTATTAATAGATGTACTTCCTTAA
- a CDS encoding M48 family metallopeptidase, which translates to MRKVIGWSLFLYVGFALLIYWYLFGWNHELIPDMYKGTSADPETFMSTRELTLSQDYSRVKNLLYFLATPLEWIILLFVLVLGISRKFEKWSKETTKISVLQVAIYFFYLSLLTTVLALPMQWIGRKVSVDYGISTQSTQSWIKDHVIGFWESYATMLIVVTVLLWLIRKFPKRWWLAGWALSVPFTIFLTFIQPVVIDPLYNDFSTLKNKELETKILAIADKADIPAKHVYEVNMSEKTNALNAYVTGIGPNARIVMWDTTLKQLKDKEILFIMAHEMGHYVMKHIYFGVASYVLLSFIGMFLISRIINMCIRKWGDTLQISKVACFSILPLFFLISSILSFAVQPATNYVSRIEERAADQYALNMTKDGKSGVKTFQYLSKTSLSQVNPPALVKFFLYTHPPIFERIHTFEQYEKQRKKE; encoded by the coding sequence GTGAGGAAGGTTATCGGTTGGTCGCTTTTTTTGTACGTTGGATTTGCGTTACTTATATATTGGTATTTATTTGGATGGAATCATGAACTTATTCCGGACATGTATAAGGGAACGAGTGCAGATCCAGAAACGTTTATGAGTACGAGAGAGCTTACGCTAAGCCAAGATTATTCGCGCGTGAAAAATTTACTATACTTTTTAGCGACGCCTCTTGAATGGATTATTTTATTATTTGTACTTGTGCTAGGTATTTCAAGAAAGTTTGAGAAATGGTCGAAGGAAACGACTAAAATAAGTGTTTTGCAAGTTGCGATTTATTTCTTTTATTTATCATTACTGACAACAGTGCTTGCCTTACCGATGCAATGGATTGGCCGGAAAGTGTCCGTTGATTACGGCATTTCAACACAAAGTACACAAAGCTGGATAAAAGATCATGTTATCGGTTTTTGGGAAAGTTATGCGACTATGTTAATCGTAGTTACCGTTCTATTATGGCTTATCCGTAAATTTCCGAAGAGATGGTGGCTCGCAGGATGGGCGCTCTCTGTTCCATTTACAATCTTTTTAACATTCATACAGCCTGTCGTTATTGATCCGCTTTATAACGACTTCTCGACGCTGAAAAATAAAGAATTAGAAACGAAAATTTTAGCGATAGCAGACAAAGCGGACATTCCTGCTAAACACGTATATGAAGTAAACATGTCAGAAAAAACGAATGCATTAAATGCTTACGTAACAGGAATTGGTCCTAACGCCCGTATTGTAATGTGGGATACAACGCTTAAGCAGTTAAAAGATAAAGAGATTTTATTTATAATGGCCCATGAAATGGGGCATTACGTTATGAAACATATATATTTTGGCGTTGCAAGTTATGTATTGCTATCGTTTATAGGTATGTTTTTAATTAGTCGTATTATAAATATGTGTATTCGCAAATGGGGAGATACATTGCAAATTTCAAAAGTGGCATGTTTCTCCATTTTACCTTTATTTTTCTTAATTTCTTCTATACTCTCATTTGCAGTACAACCAGCAACAAACTATGTTTCACGTATAGAAGAAAGAGCGGCAGATCAATATGCTTTAAATATGACGAAGGACGGAAAATCTGGTGTGAAAACTTTTCAATATTTATCAAAAACGAGTTTAAGCCAAGTGAATCCGCCTGCGTTAGTGAAATTTTTCTTATACACGCACCCACCAATTTTTGAAAGAATTCATACGTTTGAACAATATGAGAAACAAAGAAAAAAGGAGTAG
- a CDS encoding TVP38/TMEM64 family protein, with the protein MDFQTIKEYFSPENMDHIVESYKAFGPLLGIGLPMIEALIPALPLIVFVLANAVAFGFWLGFLYSWLGSVMGALLVFFIIRHFGRSRFFSFVNKHERVRKAMGWIERKGFAPIFVIFCFPFTPSALINVVAGLSRISVKQFGLALAFGKLVMIFILTYIGHDLMSFIHNPVKSVIVAIGIFILWYVGKKIEVKLELH; encoded by the coding sequence ATGGATTTTCAGACAATCAAAGAGTATTTTTCACCAGAAAATATGGATCATATTGTTGAGAGTTATAAAGCGTTCGGACCACTTCTTGGTATTGGTTTACCGATGATAGAGGCGTTGATTCCAGCATTACCGCTTATCGTATTTGTACTGGCGAATGCTGTTGCATTTGGCTTTTGGCTCGGTTTTCTTTATTCATGGCTTGGATCAGTAATGGGTGCATTACTTGTCTTTTTCATCATCCGCCATTTTGGTCGCAGTCGTTTCTTTTCGTTTGTAAATAAGCATGAGAGAGTACGAAAAGCAATGGGGTGGATTGAAAGGAAAGGATTCGCACCGATTTTTGTTATATTTTGTTTTCCGTTTACACCGTCAGCGCTCATAAATGTTGTCGCTGGTTTATCCCGAATTAGTGTAAAACAGTTTGGTCTAGCGTTAGCATTCGGAAAACTTGTGATGATTTTTATTTTAACGTATATCGGTCATGATTTAATGTCATTTATTCATAATCCGGTGAAATCAGTTATTGTAGCGATTGGTATTTTTATTTTATGGTATGTCGGTAAGAAAATCGAAGTAAAGTTAGAACTACATTAA
- a CDS encoding competence protein ComK, which translates to MESKVERYVENYVVTKNTMALLPVILSEKKIVTRVVEMNDSFFVFQKPLDIIERSCRKHGSSFLGRKEGTKELTHITHKAPIAISPADQLYFFPTYSYSRKECAWLSHFYIESNKELKDGNLIIRFINGFAVKLEISKTSFENQQNRTAKLRTEYEDRRKKQGNPCFKEVDKKEESTLRPAYESVYFVKEGEV; encoded by the coding sequence ATGGAAAGTAAAGTGGAACGCTATGTCGAAAATTATGTTGTAACGAAAAATACGATGGCCTTACTTCCTGTTATTCTAAGTGAAAAGAAAATTGTTACGCGAGTCGTTGAAATGAATGATTCTTTTTTCGTATTTCAAAAACCTCTAGATATTATAGAAAGAAGTTGCCGCAAGCATGGCTCTAGTTTCTTAGGCAGAAAAGAAGGAACGAAAGAGTTAACTCATATTACACATAAAGCACCGATTGCGATTAGTCCAGCAGATCAACTTTATTTTTTCCCTACCTATTCTTACTCTAGAAAAGAGTGTGCTTGGTTGTCTCATTTTTATATTGAAAGTAATAAAGAATTAAAAGATGGAAATCTTATTATTAGATTTATAAATGGCTTTGCTGTGAAATTAGAGATATCAAAAACTAGTTTTGAAAATCAACAAAATCGTACAGCGAAATTACGTACTGAATATGAAGATCGTAGGAAAAAACAAGGGAATCCTTGTTTTAAAGAGGTTGATAAAAAAGAGGAATCAACATTAAGACCCGCTTATGAGAGTGTGTATTTTGTGAAGGAAGGCGAAGTGTGA
- a CDS encoding S-layer homology domain-containing protein, which yields MKKKILGVMMIATMAGGIFAETNVTPVKAEEYPQMIVFEDVPYGFWAYDAIMDLAYHKIILGYGNGKYGVGDLITREQVAGTIYRTLEIKEEGPVANPYKDVSDSTTTFKKEILALTKRGVFSGDGQGNFRPKAPISRAEMAVILKRAFHFETKQKHTFKDIPKGHWAEDAISALQSNNVVRGTGNDMYELNRPVPREQYAQFINNAIINYHLKEDWK from the coding sequence ATGAAGAAAAAAATATTGGGTGTAATGATGATTGCGACAATGGCAGGAGGTATATTTGCAGAGACGAATGTGACGCCTGTAAAAGCAGAAGAGTATCCACAAATGATTGTGTTTGAAGATGTTCCATACGGATTTTGGGCATATGATGCTATTATGGACTTAGCATATCATAAAATTATATTAGGGTATGGAAACGGGAAGTATGGTGTTGGCGATCTTATAACACGTGAACAAGTAGCTGGGACTATTTACAGAACACTTGAGATAAAAGAAGAAGGGCCAGTAGCGAATCCATATAAAGATGTTTCTGATAGTACAACAACTTTTAAAAAGGAAATTTTGGCGTTAACAAAACGTGGTGTTTTTTCAGGGGATGGCCAAGGGAATTTTAGGCCGAAAGCACCAATCTCTAGAGCGGAAATGGCTGTCATTTTAAAACGAGCATTTCATTTTGAAACGAAACAAAAACATACATTTAAAGATATTCCAAAAGGCCACTGGGCAGAAGATGCAATTAGTGCGTTACAATCTAATAATGTTGTGAGAGGAACTGGGAATGACATGTATGAATTAAATCGCCCTGTACCTAGAGAACAATATGCTCAGTTTATTAATAATGCGATTATTAATTATCATTTGAAAGAGGATTGGAAGTAG
- the cspA gene encoding RNA chaperone/antiterminator CspA — translation MAVTGQVKWFNNEKGFGFIEVPGENDVFVHFSAIETDGFKSLEEGQKVSFEIEEGNRGPQAKNVIKL, via the coding sequence ATGGCAGTAACAGGACAAGTAAAATGGTTTAACAACGAAAAAGGTTTCGGTTTCATCGAAGTTCCAGGCGAAAACGATGTATTCGTACACTTCTCAGCAATCGAAACTGACGGTTTCAAATCTTTAGAAGAAGGTCAAAAAGTTAGCTTCGAAATCGAAGAAGGTAACCGTGGACCTCAAGCTAAAAACGTAATCAAACTATAA
- the aceA gene encoding isocitrate lyase, whose protein sequence is MKNERIEKLQESWELDERWEGITRPYSAEDVIRLRGSIDIEHTLARRGAEKLWTSLHTEDYINALGALTGNQAMQQVKAGLKAIYLSGWQVAADANLSGHMYPDQSLYPANSVPAVVKRINQTLQRADQIQHMEGSDDTDYFVPIVADAEAGFGGQLNVFELMKGMIEAGASGVHFEDQLSSEKKCGHLGGKVLLPTQTAVRNLISARLAADVMGVPTIIVARTDADAADLITSDIDPVDKAFITGERTPEGFYRTNAGLDQAIARGLAYAPYADLVWCETSEPNLEDAKRFADAIHKEHPGKLLAYNCSPSFNWKQKLDEKAIASFQKEIASYGYKFQFVTLAGFHSLNYGMFELARGYKERGMAAYSELQQAEFAAEKHGYSATRHQREVGTGYFDEVAQVITGGTSSTTALKGSTEEAQFTK, encoded by the coding sequence ATGAAAAACGAAAGAATCGAGAAGTTACAAGAAAGCTGGGAATTAGATGAGCGTTGGGAAGGGATCACACGTCCATATTCGGCAGAAGATGTAATTCGCCTGCGCGGGTCAATTGATATTGAACATACGTTAGCGCGTCGCGGTGCTGAGAAGCTTTGGACATCGCTTCATACAGAAGACTATATTAACGCACTTGGCGCATTAACAGGAAACCAAGCGATGCAACAAGTAAAAGCTGGGTTAAAAGCGATTTACTTAAGTGGTTGGCAAGTAGCAGCTGATGCAAACCTTTCTGGACATATGTATCCAGACCAAAGTTTATATCCAGCGAACAGCGTACCTGCTGTAGTAAAACGAATTAATCAAACGCTTCAACGTGCGGATCAAATTCAGCATATGGAAGGAAGCGATGATACAGACTATTTCGTACCGATTGTAGCAGATGCAGAAGCTGGATTTGGTGGGCAATTAAATGTATTCGAACTGATGAAAGGTATGATTGAAGCAGGTGCATCAGGTGTGCATTTTGAAGATCAATTATCTTCAGAGAAAAAATGTGGCCATTTAGGTGGAAAAGTACTACTACCAACGCAAACAGCAGTACGCAATTTAATTTCTGCACGCCTTGCAGCAGATGTAATGGGAGTGCCGACAATTATCGTTGCAAGAACAGATGCGGATGCAGCTGATTTAATTACGAGCGATATCGATCCTGTTGATAAAGCATTTATTACAGGAGAAAGAACACCAGAAGGGTTTTACCGTACGAATGCAGGTCTTGATCAAGCAATTGCGCGCGGTTTAGCGTATGCACCGTACGCAGACCTCGTTTGGTGTGAAACGTCAGAACCAAATTTAGAAGATGCAAAACGATTTGCGGACGCAATTCATAAGGAGCATCCAGGGAAGCTACTTGCATATAACTGCTCACCTTCATTCAACTGGAAACAAAAACTAGATGAAAAAGCAATTGCAAGCTTCCAAAAGGAAATCGCATCTTACGGTTACAAGTTCCAATTCGTAACACTTGCTGGATTCCATTCATTAAATTACGGTATGTTTGAACTAGCACGTGGCTATAAAGAGCGCGGCATGGCAGCATACTCTGAACTACAACAAGCAGAATTCGCAGCTGAAAAACATGGCTACTCTGCAACACGTCATCAACGCGAAGTAGGAACAGGTTACTTTGATGAAGTTGCACAAGTGATTACGGGCGGAACTTCATCAACGACAGCGTTAAAAGGATCTACGGAAGAAGCACAGTTTACGAAATAA